In Dolichospermum flos-aquae CCAP 1403/13F, the following proteins share a genomic window:
- a CDS encoding ParA family protein has product MGYVIATANMKGGVGKTTITVNIATCLAKNHGKKVLVLDLDSQISATLSLMSPVDFAKRRKQRKTFRYLLDQIINPEPEAKFTIGDIIQPQLCNLTGLNLLPGDIDLYDEFVVSEMLHNQSVALGEQDFETIWNRFERVLIRDILEPIRNEYDFILLDCAPGYNLLTRSALATSDFYILPARPEPLSVVGIQLLERRIAQLKESHEHEAKIDIKMLGIVFSMSNANLLNGRYYKQVMHRVVEDFGVDKICKAQIPVDVNVAKAVDSFMPVSLLSPNTAGSKAFMQLTQELLQKL; this is encoded by the coding sequence ATGGGATATGTAATTGCAACCGCAAACATGAAAGGTGGAGTCGGTAAAACCACCATTACCGTGAATATAGCTACTTGTTTAGCCAAAAATCACGGAAAAAAGGTACTTGTTTTAGATTTAGATAGTCAAATTAGTGCCACGCTAAGTTTAATGTCACCAGTAGATTTTGCTAAACGTCGCAAACAAAGAAAGACATTTAGATATTTACTAGATCAAATTATCAACCCTGAACCAGAGGCAAAATTTACAATTGGGGACATCATTCAACCTCAACTTTGTAACCTGACAGGATTAAATTTATTACCGGGAGACATAGATTTATATGATGAATTTGTGGTTTCAGAAATGCTGCATAATCAATCAGTAGCATTAGGAGAACAGGATTTTGAAACCATCTGGAATCGCTTTGAAAGAGTCTTAATTAGAGATATTTTAGAACCCATCCGCAATGAATATGATTTTATTCTTTTAGATTGCGCTCCCGGTTATAATCTCTTGACTCGGAGTGCTTTAGCCACTAGTGATTTCTACATTCTTCCCGCTAGACCAGAACCCTTATCTGTAGTCGGAATTCAACTTTTAGAAAGACGTATTGCCCAATTAAAAGAAAGTCATGAACACGAAGCTAAAATAGATATAAAAATGTTGGGAATAGTCTTTAGTATGTCTAATGCCAATCTCCTGAATGGCAGATATTATAAACAGGTAATGCACCGAGTTGTTGAAGATTTTGGAGTAGATAAAATCTGTAAAGCTCAAATCCCTGTTGATGTTAATGTAGCCAAAGCTGTTGATAGTTTTATGCCTGTTTCTTTACTAAGTCCAAATACAGCCGGTTCTAAGGCATTTATGCAGTTAACTCAGGAATTGTTGCAGAAATTGTAA
- a CDS encoding septal ring lytic transglycosylase RlpA family protein — protein sequence MNQRHLWTTVAVFLAVLGLPSVGRTQTSAGISPTSQASSANDAVKVGEYQSQTERPISNPVITRIHPHSIRGLQAATLYIRDIPVLTFLGSNPVTNSKTKVGVIGNGENLNSYPRTATNSAKVTSFSNTGNVVNFNKKVRSIDNDPVQKASVIAARINELIEKNVDASKITVSWKTGDNSTINNKAQKPGFIVQQPSADRYTITIDGQELVEVNKVTILADSTKNLAQDALQATNRLRRLIGNASPIQAIANLPVDRSVSRANLPQKIAFGNINLSFQGIASWYGYDGSGNKTASGERYNPEGLTAAHRSLPMGTKIRVTNTRNGRSVVVRINDRGPYIRGRIVDLSAGAARLLGMIGSGIAPVSLEVLGK from the coding sequence ATGAATCAAAGACATTTGTGGACTACAGTTGCCGTATTTCTAGCTGTTTTGGGTCTACCCTCAGTTGGTCGAACTCAAACCAGTGCGGGAATTTCCCCAACTAGCCAAGCATCATCTGCGAATGATGCAGTCAAAGTAGGAGAGTACCAATCCCAGACAGAAAGACCCATTTCCAATCCTGTGATTACCAGAATTCATCCTCACAGTATTCGCGGCTTACAAGCAGCAACTCTTTATATTCGGGATATTCCCGTTCTCACCTTTTTGGGTTCTAACCCAGTTACTAACAGCAAAACAAAAGTTGGAGTAATCGGCAATGGCGAGAATTTAAATTCTTACCCGCGGACTGCTACCAACTCCGCCAAAGTTACCAGTTTTAGCAATACTGGGAATGTAGTCAATTTTAACAAAAAAGTTAGGTCTATTGACAATGATCCAGTTCAAAAAGCTAGTGTTATAGCCGCTAGAATCAATGAACTGATCGAAAAAAATGTAGACGCAAGCAAGATTACCGTCAGTTGGAAAACAGGAGATAACTCCACAATTAACAATAAAGCCCAAAAGCCAGGCTTCATCGTTCAACAACCGTCGGCAGATCGCTACACCATTACTATTGACGGTCAAGAACTGGTAGAAGTCAATAAAGTTACAATATTAGCAGATAGTACCAAAAATCTTGCCCAAGATGCCTTACAAGCAACTAATAGACTGCGGCGACTTATAGGTAACGCATCTCCTATTCAAGCAATTGCCAACTTACCAGTAGATAGATCAGTCTCCAGAGCCAACCTACCGCAAAAGATTGCCTTTGGAAATATCAATCTCAGTTTTCAAGGGATAGCTTCTTGGTACGGATATGATGGCTCTGGCAATAAAACCGCCAGTGGTGAAAGATATAATCCCGAAGGATTAACTGCGGCTCACCGGAGTTTACCCATGGGGACAAAAATCCGTGTCACTAACACCCGGAATGGTCGCTCTGTCGTCGTGCGAATCAATGACAGAGGTCCCTACATCCGGGGTCGAATTGTTGACCTTTCCGCTGGTGCTGCCCGGCTATTAGGCATGATCGGCAGTGGCATTGCTCCAGTCAGTCTTGAGGTTTTAGGAAAATAA
- a CDS encoding transcription factor RcaD encodes METKELKFILKLLGCPNYRTGLSSSIFDSFKSEKNKICRDLGELEYVDYSREIATVKILPPGQALLKLDSTQLPIDNQELKVLEKISKSSGKIAPSEIKVSGLKSDERDVILKTLSERGLIAAEIKMKMRNADVWLTERGIKVLRDEYNPEGKANIDFNLLGNYVQFLRKNLRVKSEKVSILVSDNSDNVESYSDINSNISDEEILETIKKLDRELGTENYLPIFHLRQKLQPPLLRDDLDQALYRLQKSDKIDFSTLQESSAYTPEQIDAGIPQNIGGQLFFIIVN; translated from the coding sequence ATGGAAACGAAAGAGTTAAAGTTCATCTTAAAACTGTTGGGATGTCCCAATTATCGTACTGGCTTGAGTTCCAGCATTTTTGATAGTTTTAAAAGTGAGAAAAACAAAATTTGTCGAGATTTGGGGGAACTGGAATATGTAGACTATTCCCGCGAAATTGCCACAGTCAAGATTTTACCTCCTGGTCAAGCACTATTGAAACTTGACTCTACACAGTTACCTATTGATAATCAAGAACTCAAGGTACTGGAGAAGATAAGTAAAAGTTCTGGAAAAATAGCCCCCAGTGAAATCAAAGTTTCAGGACTAAAATCTGATGAAAGAGATGTAATCTTAAAAACCTTGAGTGAACGAGGTTTGATTGCTGCTGAAATTAAGATGAAAATGCGTAACGCTGATGTTTGGTTAACAGAAAGAGGTATTAAGGTTTTGCGGGATGAATATAATCCCGAAGGAAAAGCAAATATAGACTTTAATTTGCTGGGTAATTATGTGCAGTTTTTGCGGAAGAATTTGCGAGTTAAGTCAGAAAAAGTTTCTATTTTAGTTTCTGATAATTCTGATAATGTGGAATCATATTCTGATATTAATAGCAATATTAGTGATGAAGAAATTTTAGAGACTATCAAGAAATTAGATCGGGAATTGGGTACAGAGAATTATTTACCAATTTTCCATTTACGGCAAAAGTTACAACCGCCTTTATTACGAGATGATTTAGATCAGGCGTTGTATAGATTGCAAAAAAGTGACAAAATTGATTTTAGTACCTTACAAGAATCTAGTGCTTATACACCAGAACAAATTGACGCGGGAATTCCTCAAAATATTGGTGGACAACTGTTCTTTATCATAGTTAATTAA
- the purH gene encoding bifunctional phosphoribosylaminoimidazolecarboxamide formyltransferase/IMP cyclohydrolase: protein MARLALLSVSNKTGVGDLARSLVEEFGFDIISSGGTAKTLKDAGIPVTKVSDYTGSPEILGGRVKTLHPRIHGGILARRDVEQDITDLENNQIRPIDLVVVNLYPFAETIAKPGVTLADAVEQIDIGGPAMLRASSKNYAHLTVLCDPAQYGEYLQELRQNGAASLEFRQKCALKGFLHTASYDHAIAAYLAGTQTQEFTISGTQLQSLRYGENPHQPAAWYQTGSEATGWTAATKLQGKELSYNNLVDLEAARRIIAEFTDSPAATIIKHTNPCGTAEAADIFDAYQKAFNADSTSAFGGIVALNRPIDAATATELTKTFLECVVAPGCDEAAQEILTKKGNVRVLILPDLLTGPKETVKAVAGGFLVQSADDIIADPSQWQVVTERQPTPSELAELLFAWKVCKHVKSNAIVIASDRTTLGIGAGQMNRVGSTKIAIEQAGEKAQGAFLASDGFFPFDDTVRAAAAAGITAIVQPGGSLKDKDSIKAANELGLLMVVTGVRHFLH from the coding sequence ATGGCGCGTTTAGCCCTGCTGAGTGTATCTAATAAAACTGGTGTAGGCGATTTAGCCCGGAGTTTAGTTGAAGAATTTGGCTTTGATATCATCAGCAGTGGGGGAACAGCCAAAACCCTGAAAGATGCTGGCATACCAGTTACAAAAGTTTCTGATTATACAGGTTCACCGGAAATTTTAGGCGGTCGGGTGAAAACTCTTCATCCTCGCATTCATGGCGGTATTTTAGCACGGCGGGATGTCGAACAAGATATAACAGATTTAGAAAATAATCAAATTCGACCCATTGATTTGGTAGTTGTGAATCTTTATCCTTTTGCGGAAACTATTGCTAAACCAGGAGTTACCCTAGCTGACGCAGTGGAACAAATTGATATTGGTGGCCCGGCAATGTTAAGGGCTTCATCTAAAAATTACGCCCATTTGACGGTATTATGTGATCCTGCCCAATATGGTGAGTATTTGCAAGAATTACGCCAAAATGGAGCAGCATCTTTAGAGTTTCGCCAAAAATGCGCGTTAAAAGGATTTTTGCATACTGCTAGTTATGATCATGCCATTGCTGCCTATTTAGCTGGCACACAAACCCAAGAATTTACTATTTCCGGTACACAACTCCAATCTTTGCGTTATGGGGAAAACCCCCACCAACCCGCAGCCTGGTATCAAACAGGGAGTGAAGCCACAGGTTGGACAGCAGCGACTAAGTTGCAAGGCAAGGAACTCAGCTACAATAATTTGGTAGATTTGGAAGCTGCACGGCGGATAATTGCTGAATTTACAGATAGTCCCGCAGCAACAATTATCAAACATACTAATCCCTGTGGAACTGCGGAAGCAGCAGACATTTTTGACGCTTATCAAAAAGCTTTTAATGCTGATTCTACCTCTGCTTTTGGCGGAATTGTCGCTTTAAACCGTCCTATTGATGCAGCCACAGCGACGGAATTAACGAAGACATTCCTAGAGTGCGTGGTTGCTCCTGGTTGTGACGAAGCAGCCCAGGAAATTTTAACTAAAAAAGGTAATGTCCGAGTTTTGATTTTACCAGATTTATTGACTGGACCAAAAGAAACTGTGAAAGCAGTAGCAGGTGGGTTTTTAGTCCAATCTGCTGATGATATCATTGCCGATCCTAGTCAATGGCAAGTTGTCACGGAGCGTCAACCCACCCCCAGTGAGTTAGCGGAATTACTATTTGCCTGGAAAGTTTGCAAACACGTTAAATCCAATGCTATCGTCATAGCGAGCGATCGCACAACCTTGGGTATAGGGGCTGGACAAATGAACCGCGTTGGTTCGACAAAAATCGCTATCGAACAAGCTGGAGAAAAAGCCCAAGGAGCATTTCTCGCTAGTGACGGCTTCTTCCCCTTCGATGATACCGTCAGAGCCGCAGCAGCAGCCGGAATTACTGCCATTGTCCAACCAGGGGGAAGTCTCAAAGATAAAGACTCTATCAAAGCCGCTAATGAACTGGGTTTACTCATGGTTGTCACTGGTGTCAGGCACTTTTTACATTAG
- a CDS encoding YbjN domain-containing protein — translation MASYLEAQSPDELLTELIEDTTTPNHVEVIENVIDSLAQDQSAMVSHAAEGGYLWKFQYGSIEVFVQLTGITDEDTITVWSAVLKLPAKNEPKLTRYLLEMNCVSTFEARFGIIDNQVVVISTRTLAELSPGEVSRIITIVASIADDNDEYLQSEFGTV, via the coding sequence ATGGCAAGCTACCTAGAAGCCCAGTCTCCAGATGAGTTGTTGACTGAACTTATTGAAGACACCACAACCCCAAACCATGTGGAAGTAATTGAAAATGTGATTGATAGTCTAGCACAAGATCAAAGTGCAATGGTTAGTCATGCTGCTGAGGGTGGATATCTGTGGAAATTCCAATATGGCAGTATAGAAGTATTTGTGCAATTGACGGGAATTACTGATGAAGATACAATTACGGTTTGGTCTGCGGTGCTGAAGTTACCGGCTAAAAATGAACCAAAATTGACACGATATTTGTTAGAGATGAATTGTGTGAGTACCTTTGAAGCCCGGTTCGGGATTATTGATAATCAGGTGGTTGTGATTTCTACACGCACTTTAGCGGAGTTGTCACCAGGGGAAGTTTCTCGGATCATTACTATCGTTGCTAGTATTGCTGATGATAATGATGAATATCTGCAATCTGAGTTTGGTACAGTTTAA
- a CDS encoding ATP-binding protein, whose protein sequence is MTDINDIIKREVNPFDIEMKHLEFWSDEEDSLLMVESIHKNAIIEIEELLDLVGEDHRSRTVLLEGESGSGKTYLLRRIKRSFNSKAFFAYILCDWPDSTHIWRHILRRTVDSLIQVPEDKKESQLMLWLKSLTAFTRSDIKQRIFNDNFWEALQSNRQKFIKHLKDTYKKAGIYNPDMFFGVLHDLANPELYDLACEWLRGDDLNEDSMKAIKVKSCIDTEDAAKNILANFGRISTQTQPIVLCFDNLETMPQLPEGFLDIQPFLNVNTTIHGNNLKNFLVIISVITNNWNRHLDRIFLADKAGIHRKTRLKDITLEQAEALWTYHLKPLHQLANPRPESPIFPLNREMLEKNYPGSKTKPRNALTLGRDEYQKYKGSLLDEKPKPEPVTIQIKVTTPNEKTVPKPIIIVPPRSQDNQDTIQAEFQLLWQHEYTKSQGKITKISLLSSPDLIQMLQQSISSLKMQGVKTKLLSGKYASYSLSYQHPTKREKLGIVWTEDSSMTSFYHVMNACQIAIQKNLCQTMYLIRGGDLGKPNMAGNQLYRQIFTNTNHVHIKPSLQSIYYLATYQSLVNSAKSQELVIGRKMINLQRLETLINESEILNQCTLLQDLGIVSKSNPKPEPNGKEGKDLRPVKNFLLNLVKTQAFMGVPTLISQAVSQFPDVKETDIQHLIDLLCQEKKVKIMNPKAKLPDQLICLIA, encoded by the coding sequence ATGACAGACATTAACGACATTATTAAACGCGAGGTCAACCCTTTTGACATCGAAATGAAACATTTAGAGTTTTGGTCTGACGAAGAAGACTCATTACTTATGGTTGAGTCAATTCATAAAAATGCAATCATAGAAATTGAAGAATTACTAGATTTAGTGGGTGAAGATCATCGTAGTCGTACAGTTTTACTAGAAGGTGAATCTGGTTCTGGCAAAACTTATTTACTAAGACGGATTAAACGCTCATTTAATAGCAAAGCATTTTTTGCTTATATTCTATGTGACTGGCCTGATAGTACCCACATTTGGCGGCATATTTTACGTCGTACTGTTGATAGTTTAATTCAAGTTCCTGAAGATAAAAAGGAATCACAGTTAATGTTGTGGCTGAAAAGTTTAACCGCATTTACAAGAAGTGATATAAAACAAAGAATATTTAATGATAATTTTTGGGAAGCATTACAAAGTAATCGGCAAAAATTTATCAAACACCTGAAAGATACTTATAAAAAAGCAGGTATTTATAACCCTGATATGTTTTTTGGAGTGCTGCATGATCTCGCAAATCCAGAATTATATGATTTAGCTTGTGAATGGCTGCGTGGTGATGATTTAAATGAAGATTCTATGAAGGCAATCAAGGTCAAGTCCTGCATTGATACAGAAGATGCTGCAAAAAATATCTTAGCAAACTTTGGCAGAATTTCTACGCAAACCCAACCGATTGTTTTATGTTTTGACAATTTAGAAACTATGCCTCAATTACCAGAAGGTTTCCTGGATATACAACCTTTTTTAAATGTCAATACAACAATTCATGGGAATAATTTAAAAAATTTCTTGGTGATAATTAGCGTTATTACTAATAATTGGAATCGGCATCTTGACCGAATTTTCCTAGCTGATAAAGCAGGAATACATAGAAAAACTAGGTTAAAAGATATTACACTCGAACAAGCAGAAGCACTCTGGACTTATCACTTAAAACCATTACATCAACTAGCAAATCCCAGACCTGAATCTCCTATTTTTCCACTAAATCGGGAAATGTTGGAGAAAAACTACCCCGGTAGTAAAACTAAACCTAGAAATGCACTAACTCTAGGTCGTGATGAATATCAAAAATATAAAGGTTCATTATTAGATGAAAAACCAAAGCCCGAACCAGTTACAATACAAATAAAGGTGACAACACCCAATGAAAAAACTGTTCCTAAACCTATAATCATTGTTCCACCACGATCTCAAGATAATCAAGATACAATTCAAGCAGAATTTCAATTATTATGGCAGCACGAATATACAAAAAGTCAGGGGAAAATTACCAAGATTTCTTTGTTATCATCACCTGATTTAATTCAGATGTTGCAACAGTCTATATCTAGTTTAAAAATGCAGGGGGTTAAGACTAAACTTTTAAGCGGAAAGTATGCTAGTTATTCCTTGAGTTATCAACATCCTACCAAGCGGGAAAAATTGGGTATAGTTTGGACAGAAGACTCAAGTATGACCAGTTTTTATCATGTAATGAACGCTTGTCAAATAGCCATTCAAAAAAATCTCTGTCAAACTATGTACTTAATTCGTGGTGGGGATTTAGGAAAACCAAACATGGCGGGAAATCAACTCTATAGACAGATTTTTACCAACACTAATCATGTTCATATTAAACCAAGTCTACAGTCTATTTACTATTTGGCAACATATCAAAGTTTGGTAAATTCTGCCAAATCTCAAGAATTAGTAATTGGTAGGAAAATGATTAATTTACAAAGATTAGAAACTTTAATTAATGAATCTGAGATTTTGAATCAATGTACTTTATTACAGGATTTAGGTATTGTTTCTAAATCAAATCCAAAACCAGAACCAAATGGTAAAGAAGGAAAAGATTTAAGACCTGTTAAAAATTTCCTATTAAATCTCGTGAAAACTCAAGCATTTATGGGAGTACCTACTTTAATTTCACAAGCAGTTAGCCAATTTCCTGATGTGAAAGAAACTGATATTCAACATTTAATTGATCTATTATGTCAAGAAAAGAAGGTTAAGATTATGAACCCAAAAGCTAAATTACCAGATCAATTAATTTGTTTAATTGCTTAA
- a CDS encoding DNA translocase FtsK — protein sequence MHYLTQPTEIYQQIFQLSLSKTLWIDTEIADWYTDKPKLALIQVLADYTDLNGESAYIFDVLDKPDLAAYFINQIMVNSQIEKVFHNAGFDLKYLGKELAENVTCTFKIARKITKEVLQTTNLKLKTLAAELCHFSNVDAEEGSSDWGKRPLSQKQLKYAAMDTVYLAAVHRRLLEISNPDVISRVFNMVNNKSENSSLTPTKVRLAFECPRLFYLNHNFNCKAIFSSKDTITGIGNIFHQLADNFINLLLIEPRFKTLLNPSATQLNVDELTSKIQQLFYQIKFFPYLQNAIAKDASKASLLLQVWQGLQGLIKKFTELLIINRRYCSAETVIQNTFISEERSLEYYFDLPNGTKQLIRGEFDCLVFNFELKRLCMVEFKTYQPVDSAAQLAQVSLYSYMLSKRKKPPIDSAVYCVLPEFKEYKYSWEQLENTVHQLIPYKLLQMQQWLSWESPNTNPPPATTQPHLCEICPQQQKCQTFFNVESNAPPNQVIEIDENSDFIAPAKKQEDISDFSHYLENPTRNLTPQPPSLRGKGENSKPLSLQERGLERGFSDTFKSQKDTFINADEIGASLVTILESFKVNVDYYGADVSPAFIRVKIKPHLGVKVPSILRLSADLQVQLGLEYPPLIAPQAGYVSIDLPRQDRQIAKFEDFIQKQFLPPTAPVKIAIGVGIDGKLLEADLSDPNTCHFLVGGTTGSGKSEFLRSLLLSLIYRHSPQHLKIALVDPKRVTFPEFEQMSSLYAPVVKDSDRAVELMQELVAEMESRYQKFEKAKCADLTTYNQRSSPALPRIVCIFDEYADFMAEKEIRTILEQSIKRLGAMARAAGIHLIISTQRPEASIVTPIIRSNLPGRVALRTSSQADSCIILGGKETTAAYLLGKGDLVYQGGSHGQRLQSLLAQSIKLP from the coding sequence ATGCACTACCTGACACAACCTACCGAAATTTACCAGCAAATTTTCCAACTGTCCCTATCTAAAACCCTATGGATAGATACGGAAATTGCTGATTGGTATACTGATAAACCAAAATTAGCACTAATTCAGGTATTGGCTGATTATACAGATTTAAATGGTGAATCTGCTTACATTTTTGATGTTTTAGATAAACCTGATTTGGCTGCATATTTCATTAACCAAATCATGGTTAATTCCCAAATTGAGAAAGTTTTTCATAATGCTGGTTTTGATTTAAAATATCTAGGAAAAGAACTAGCAGAAAATGTGACCTGTACCTTCAAAATAGCTAGAAAAATCACCAAAGAAGTTTTACAAACTACCAACTTAAAACTAAAAACTCTAGCTGCTGAACTCTGCCATTTTTCTAATGTAGACGCAGAAGAAGGAAGCAGTGATTGGGGAAAACGTCCCCTGAGTCAAAAACAGTTAAAATATGCAGCAATGGATACAGTTTATCTCGCTGCTGTTCATCGTCGCTTACTGGAAATATCCAATCCTGATGTTATCAGTCGTGTATTTAATATGGTAAATAATAAATCTGAAAACTCTTCTTTAACTCCTACTAAAGTTAGATTAGCTTTTGAGTGTCCGCGACTATTTTATCTAAATCATAATTTTAATTGTAAAGCAATATTCTCTTCTAAAGATACCATTACTGGTATTGGTAATATCTTTCACCAACTAGCGGATAATTTTATTAATTTACTGCTAATTGAACCCAGATTTAAAACTTTATTAAATCCATCTGCAACACAATTAAATGTAGATGAACTAACATCAAAAATTCAACAATTATTCTATCAAATTAAGTTCTTTCCCTATTTACAAAATGCCATTGCAAAAGACGCGAGTAAAGCCTCTCTACTGCTACAAGTTTGGCAAGGTTTACAAGGATTAATTAAAAAGTTTACTGAATTGTTGATCATCAATCGTCGTTATTGCAGTGCAGAAACGGTTATTCAGAATACTTTTATTTCTGAAGAACGCAGTTTAGAATATTACTTTGATTTACCTAATGGGACAAAACAATTAATTAGAGGTGAGTTTGATTGTCTGGTTTTTAATTTTGAACTTAAACGCCTTTGTATGGTAGAATTTAAAACCTATCAACCTGTAGATTCAGCAGCACAATTAGCGCAAGTTTCTCTCTATAGTTATATGTTATCGAAGCGGAAAAAACCACCTATTGATTCTGCTGTTTATTGTGTTTTACCAGAATTTAAAGAATACAAATATTCTTGGGAACAGCTAGAAAATACTGTTCATCAATTAATTCCCTATAAATTATTACAAATGCAACAATGGTTAAGTTGGGAATCTCCCAATACTAACCCACCACCTGCGACAACTCAACCTCATTTGTGTGAAATTTGCCCCCAACAACAAAAATGTCAAACTTTTTTTAATGTTGAATCTAATGCACCGCCAAATCAAGTTATTGAAATTGATGAAAATTCAGATTTTATAGCACCTGCTAAAAAACAAGAAGATATATCTGACTTTTCACATTATTTGGAAAACCCAACACGAAACCTAACCCCCCAACCCCCTTCCCTACGAGGGAAGGGGGAGAATTCAAAGCCTCTCTCCTTGCAGGAGAGAGGTTTGGAGAGAGGTTTTTCAGATACTTTTAAAAGTCAGAAAGATACATTTATTAATGCTGATGAAATTGGCGCATCTTTAGTGACAATTCTAGAATCTTTTAAGGTTAATGTAGATTATTATGGTGCTGATGTAAGTCCGGCATTTATTCGGGTGAAAATTAAACCACATTTAGGTGTGAAAGTTCCTTCAATTCTCAGATTATCCGCTGATTTACAAGTACAATTAGGGTTAGAATATCCGCCTTTAATTGCTCCCCAAGCTGGTTATGTAAGTATTGATTTACCGCGTCAAGATAGACAAATTGCTAAATTTGAAGATTTTATTCAAAAGCAATTTTTACCCCCAACAGCACCCGTAAAAATTGCTATTGGAGTGGGTATTGATGGGAAGTTGTTAGAGGCTGATTTATCAGATCCGAATACCTGTCATTTTTTGGTTGGGGGAACAACAGGCAGCGGAAAAAGTGAGTTTTTGCGATCGCTTCTTCTCAGTTTAATCTATCGTCATTCTCCCCAACATCTCAAAATTGCCTTAGTTGACCCCAAGCGGGTAACATTTCCCGAATTTGAACAAATGTCGTCGTTATATGCACCAGTTGTCAAAGATAGCGATCGCGCCGTAGAATTAATGCAGGAACTAGTTGCAGAAATGGAATCTCGTTATCAAAAATTTGAAAAAGCTAAATGTGCAGATTTAACCACCTATAATCAACGTTCTTCCCCAGCTTTGCCACGTATTGTCTGTATATTTGATGAATATGCCGATTTTATGGCAGAAAAAGAAATTCGCACCATATTAGAACAAAGTATCAAACGTTTAGGCGCAATGGCAAGAGCCGCCGGTATTCATCTAATTATTTCCACACAACGTCCAGAAGCCAGTATTGTCACCCCAATTATCCGTTCTAACCTACCTGGACGAGTCGCCCTGCGTACCTCCAGCCAAGCAGATTCATGTATTATTCTGGGTGGAAAAGAAACAACAGCAGCCTATTTATTAGGCAAAGGTGATTTAGTTTACCAAGGTGGTTCGCACGGACAACGTCTTCAAAGCTTATTAGCACAGAGTATTAAACTACCTTAA
- a CDS encoding lipoate--protein ligase family protein codes for MPDQQVWRLIPILAAAGDVQMAIDRWLLAQHESGKHPPTLRFYTWSPPAISLGYHQRQYPEFWQNLRWKGEKLALVRRPTGGRAVLHQGDLTYSVVTSGLRGNRLDVYAKICEFLIQGWRSLDIELYYGQAGRGYIHNPNCFGTATGADLVLADGSKLIGSAQLRKGDAILQHGSMRLNPDPELFGKVFNQEFFHPIQFPETINQETIIKALIAAACDCFAMEIEVIPLSQNEWNLILANC; via the coding sequence ATGCCGGATCAGCAGGTGTGGCGACTTATTCCGATTTTAGCGGCCGCTGGTGATGTTCAGATGGCTATAGACCGCTGGTTATTAGCACAGCATGAGTCAGGAAAACATCCGCCAACTTTACGTTTTTATACTTGGTCGCCACCCGCAATTTCTTTAGGTTATCATCAACGTCAATATCCCGAATTTTGGCAAAATTTGAGGTGGAAAGGTGAAAAATTGGCTTTGGTGCGCCGTCCTACAGGTGGTAGGGCTGTTTTACATCAAGGTGATTTAACTTACTCTGTGGTCACGTCTGGACTGAGGGGAAATCGGTTAGATGTGTATGCGAAGATTTGTGAGTTTTTGATTCAAGGATGGCGATCGCTCGATATAGAATTGTACTATGGCCAAGCTGGACGCGGTTATATTCACAATCCTAATTGTTTTGGGACTGCGACAGGTGCAGATTTAGTTTTAGCAGATGGTTCTAAACTGATTGGTAGCGCCCAATTACGGAAAGGTGACGCAATTCTTCAACATGGTTCTATGCGGTTAAATCCAGATCCGGAGTTGTTTGGAAAGGTATTTAATCAAGAGTTTTTTCATCCTATCCAATTTCCAGAAACTATCAATCAAGAAACAATAATTAAGGCTTTAATAGCCGCAGCTTGTGATTGTTTTGCTATGGAAATAGAGGTAATACCTTTGTCTCAAAATGAGTGGAATTTGATTTTAGCAAATTGTTGA